One window of the Flavobacteriaceae bacterium YJPT1-3 genome contains the following:
- a CDS encoding DegT/DnrJ/EryC1/StrS family aminotransferase, whose protein sequence is MKKIQMVDLKGQYTAIKEQVNTSIQEVIDNTAFINGPEVHAFQKELEDYLGVKHVIPCANGTDALQIAMMGLGLKPGDEVITADFTFAATVEVIALLGLTPVLVDVNPHSFNIDVKAIERAITPKTKAIVPVHLFGQVAEMDAIMDLAEKHQLYVIEDNAQGIGALYTQRDGSKIKTGGVGHAGSTSFFPSKNLGCYGDGGAIFTNDDDLAHTLRGIVNHGMYERYHHDVVGVNSRLDSIQAAVLRAKLPHLDAYNARRRAAARKYSEAFREHPRITVPLICDSCDCHVFHQYTLQIKGIDRDQLVQFLNAKEIPCGVYYPIPLHKQKAYQDERYKEEDFTVTNRLVKEVISLPMHTELDDEQINYITQAIIEFVNTHS, encoded by the coding sequence ATGAAGAAAATACAGATGGTTGACCTTAAAGGTCAATACACCGCTATCAAAGAACAAGTCAATACCTCCATTCAGGAGGTGATCGATAATACTGCTTTTATCAACGGACCGGAAGTTCATGCCTTTCAAAAAGAATTGGAAGACTATTTGGGCGTCAAGCATGTGATTCCTTGTGCTAATGGAACGGATGCCCTGCAAATCGCCATGATGGGACTGGGACTAAAACCAGGTGATGAGGTCATCACAGCCGACTTCACCTTTGCGGCTACCGTAGAAGTTATCGCCTTATTGGGCCTCACTCCGGTGCTGGTCGACGTGAATCCCCACAGTTTTAATATCGATGTGAAAGCGATTGAACGTGCGATTACGCCCAAAACCAAAGCCATCGTCCCGGTGCACCTCTTTGGTCAGGTGGCTGAGATGGATGCCATCATGGACCTGGCCGAAAAACATCAGCTCTACGTTATCGAAGACAATGCGCAGGGCATAGGAGCTTTGTATACCCAACGGGATGGCAGCAAGATAAAAACCGGGGGTGTCGGTCATGCCGGAAGCACCTCCTTCTTCCCTTCCAAGAACTTAGGTTGCTATGGGGATGGTGGGGCCATTTTTACCAATGATGACGATCTGGCCCACACCCTGCGGGGCATTGTCAATCATGGAATGTACGAGCGCTATCATCACGATGTCGTCGGGGTCAACTCCAGACTCGACTCCATTCAAGCCGCGGTACTCCGCGCCAAGCTGCCTCATTTAGACGCCTATAATGCGCGAAGACGAGCCGCAGCCAGAAAATATTCGGAAGCCTTTCGGGAGCATCCCCGCATAACCGTACCACTAATCTGCGACAGCTGCGACTGCCATGTCTTCCATCAATATACTTTACAGATTAAAGGCATTGATCGAGACCAACTGGTGCAATTCTTAAATGCGAAAGAAATTCCGTGTGGGGTCTATTACCCCATTCCCCTGCACAAGCAAAAAGCCTATCAGGACGAACGGTACAAAGAGGAAGACTTTACGGTTACCAACCGGCTGGTCAAAGAGGTGATCAGCTTACCCATGCATACCGAATTGGACGACGAACAAATCAATTACATCACCCAGGCGATTATCGAATTTGTAAATACACACTCATGA
- a CDS encoding amidohydrolase family protein — protein sequence MKRITLSLLFLLSTLALSAQDRTLIHAGHIVDLANDQILNEKTIVVEGNKITAIEDGYASAKENDEVINLKEHYILPGFIDMHVHIEGETGPKRYLEAFTKNEADVAFTAAEIGYRTLMSGFTTVRDLGGSGVNVSLRNAIAAGTVPGPRIFTAEKAIGTTGGHADPTNGYKSELMGDPGPAEGVINSTDDARKAVRQRYKNGADLIKITATGGVLSVSKNGQNPQFTQEEVNEIVKTAKDYGMHVAAHAHGDEGMQRAIKAGVTTIEHGSLMSKETAQMMKKYNTYLVPTLSAGRFVAQQAEVPGYYPAIIIPKIKMVDAQLRKTFAMVEAEDVPIAFGTDAGVFPHGDNAKEFAYMVETGWSPLFSLRSATVTNAKLLDMENELGQVKPGFLADLVAVKENPLQNIKTTEEVVFVMKDGTVYKQ from the coding sequence ATGAAAAGAATTACCCTCTCTCTGTTATTCCTATTAAGCACCCTGGCCCTCAGCGCTCAGGACCGGACCCTGATTCACGCCGGCCACATCGTCGATTTGGCCAATGATCAAATCCTCAACGAGAAAACCATAGTGGTGGAGGGTAACAAGATTACGGCTATTGAAGATGGGTATGCTTCCGCGAAAGAGAACGATGAAGTAATAAACCTAAAAGAACACTATATCCTTCCGGGATTTATCGACATGCATGTTCATATTGAAGGAGAGACCGGACCCAAACGCTACCTGGAAGCCTTCACCAAGAATGAGGCCGATGTGGCTTTTACGGCGGCGGAGATTGGATACCGCACCTTAATGTCCGGCTTTACAACCGTACGGGATCTGGGAGGTAGCGGAGTCAATGTCTCTCTGCGTAATGCCATTGCGGCCGGAACCGTACCCGGCCCACGGATCTTTACCGCAGAAAAAGCGATTGGCACCACCGGGGGACACGCGGATCCCACCAATGGATACAAAAGCGAACTCATGGGCGATCCGGGACCTGCAGAAGGAGTGATCAACAGTACAGATGATGCCCGTAAAGCAGTGCGTCAACGCTATAAAAATGGGGCCGATCTGATTAAGATCACGGCAACCGGTGGGGTGCTTAGTGTCAGTAAGAACGGACAGAATCCGCAGTTCACGCAGGAAGAAGTCAACGAAATCGTCAAAACCGCTAAAGATTATGGGATGCATGTAGCCGCTCACGCCCATGGTGATGAGGGCATGCAGCGGGCTATTAAAGCCGGAGTGACCACCATTGAGCACGGTAGTTTGATGAGTAAAGAAACTGCACAGATGATGAAGAAATACAACACTTATCTGGTGCCTACCCTATCTGCCGGTCGCTTTGTGGCCCAACAGGCGGAAGTACCCGGGTACTATCCGGCCATCATCATACCTAAGATCAAAATGGTGGACGCGCAATTGCGTAAGACCTTTGCCATGGTCGAGGCAGAAGACGTTCCCATTGCTTTTGGTACCGATGCCGGAGTCTTTCCCCACGGCGACAATGCCAAAGAATTCGCTTATATGGTCGAGACCGGCTGGTCCCCTCTGTTCAGTTTACGATCAGCTACGGTCACTAACGCCAAGCTGTTGGATATGGAAAATGAACTGGGTCAGGTTAAGCCCGGGTTCCTGGCCGATTTAGTCGCCGTAAAAGAGAATCCACTACAGAATATAAAAACTACGGAAGAAGTCGTTTTTGTGATGAAGGATGGGACGGTGTATAAGCAGTAA